ctctttcccacttacttctgcaCTTAAGGTTTTCTGAACTCATAATGCTATTTCTGCATATATGTGGGTAGAATTCCGCTATGGATCCATTAGGTCCATCAGACCTTCTTATTCTTTCATGTATGGGGGACGTACTCCACActgggccttgttccccaaactgtgCTTTTAGAGCATGTTTGATTTGCAAATAGCTATAGTATGAATTGTTTGGTATATCAAATTCCTCTTTTAGTGCCGTAAACGTTTTTAGGGAGCTGCCTTCATATAATTGGTCCAGGCTAACTATACCCTTTATTTCCCATATCTTTATTTTCCTCATTGATCTTAACTCTTGTAGGTTCCTATTATCCCAGAGCGGCACACCTTTAACCATACCTCCCATACCCCTCAGATCCTTTATAGATCTCCACACTTTTATCATTAGCTTAACCGTACAGGGTCTATAGGCGAACAAATTCGCCTCTAAGACCTCCACTAATGTCTTATGTGGCGCATCTACAGTCATCAGTCCCCCACTTTTATCCCCTTTGGGATCAATGTCCGATGCCAGATGTTGTAATTGGGCGGCTAGAAAATAACTACGCGAATGCGGTACTGCCAGACCCCCCTCCTGAATTGGCAGTTGTAAGGTCTGGAGGCCTATTCTAGGCTGTCTTCCTTTCCATATAAGAGCTCTTAGTagagtatctatttttttaaaccattttctttGTATCCAAATTGGTGAATTGTGCAGCAGATATAATAACTGaggcaaccacagcattttgatcagGTTACATCTACCAACTACTGATAAAGGGAGTCCCTTCCATATATCGCTCTTGTTCTTAAATTTAGATAGTAGAGGGActaaattattatttatataattatttgggTCCTTTGTTATATATATGCCTAAGTATTTAGTTTTCTCTACTATTTCTACTTGAATATTTTCTAACCCGGAACTCTTTCTAATGGGATCTATTGGTAACAATGCTGATTCCCCAGTTTATGGTAAGGCCCGAGAGTGTTCCAAACCTCAAAAAGATGTCCATCACTTGTCTAAGCGATCTCTCTGTATCCCCCAGAAAaatgaggacatcatccgcatataacgCAATCCGttcttctctgtcccttctccGGAACCCTTCCATAATCCTATCCTACCTTACTGCAATggccactggttccattgccagagcaaagatcaggggtgacagggggcaaccctgcctagaaCCCCTTTCAAGTCGGAATCCATCCGAAAGAACATTATTCACTCTGATCCTTGCCCTGGGGTTGTTATAAAGAATTTTAACCCAACTAATGTAGGAAGGTCCAAATCCAAACTCCTTCATTACTCACCATATATACCCCCATTCAAGACTGTCAAACGCCTTTACCACATCTAACATCATTACAGCCCTTGCACCAGTGTTTTCAGTTGGTATCTGCAGGTTCAAAAAAAACCTTCTGATATTCCTGCTGGTTGATCTTTGGggtataaaacctgtctggtcgggATGGACCAGTTTATGGATTATTTTCTTTAGTCTGGTAGCCAAGATCATGGATAGTATTTTCACATCTGAACATAATAGTGAGATAGGTCTGTAGGACCCGGGATCtaaaggatctttcccttctttgtgcAGCACTATTATCGTGGCTTCAGTCATTGATATGGGGAGCTTACCCTCCTTCTTTACCCACTCAAACACCTTAAGAAGCTCCGGTAGTAACACCGTCCCATAATTTTTATAAGTTTCCACAGGGagtccatcagggccaggggatttctgatttttcatttctgttacgGCTAATTTGATTTCCTCCAGAGTTATCGGGGCTTCTAGTACCTCACTATCCGCCTCTGTAAGGGAGGGCATctcaatatccccaaaaaatttatctAACTCCTCACCCTCCGCAGCCCCCCTAGATGTATACAATTCTTCATAGTAATTTTTAAATGTATCTGTAATCTCATCTACCTGAGATGAGATCTCTCCACTCATTGTCCTAATGGCGGGTATCATGGAGAGTGAGGATCCAGATCTAACTAAATGGGCCAGCATCTTCccaaccctttccccctccccatatACTATTTGGTTTTGGAATAGTCTTTTATGTTCGGACTTCCTAATCATTACATCCTTatatatttgttgtttattttcccatTTACTTTGTTTGTCCGGGGTTGGATCCTTCACATACTCCCTTTCTGCTATTATTACCTCTTTCCTGACCTTGTTCTCCCAATCTAGCgaagattttttaattttagaaacttGTTGTATAAATAAACCCCTCAGATAGGCCTTcagtgcatcccacatcacccctcttgTTGTGGTATCCGTATTAAACCTTATAAACTCGTTTACCTTGGCTATTATCTCGTTTTGATCCTCTATAATTCCAAACCATATTGGGTTCATTTTCCATAACCTATCAGCCTTCTTATTTTTAATACTTATCGAAATCGTTAGGAGCGAATGATCTGATACACCCCTAGGTTGGTAAGTTATATTTTTAATTGTCTGAGAGCCTAGCTCATTACCCAATGCAAGATCTATTCTAGAAAGTGTAGAATAAGAACCCGAGTAACATGAAAATTGTAACATCccagggttccgtattctccatagATCCAATAGACCAGCTTCCTGAAGGAAATGACTCATACGGTTTCCCTGTGGCATCTGACCCTGGTTACCTGGGGGGAACCtatcaatctttttatttattaccacattaaaatccccaactACTATAATTGGTATGTTGTTCTTGTCTACTATAAATTCTAATAAATCATACAAGACATCTAGtttaaaaggtggagggatatataCATTTGCCAGCACATATTCCTGGTTTTCTATTATACAGTGCAAAAAGATGTACCGACCCTCCCCATCTATTTTGCACTGTCTGCAGGTGAAAACCACCCCTCTCTCAATTAACACCGACACCCCCCTAGAATAGGTGGTATGCACAGAGTGGAATTGGCACTGGAATCTCTTGTTTCTTACCTGAGATTTAGTGTCTTGagtcaagtgtgtctcctgcagacaggcaattccTATTTTGAAAGTACCCAACATATCAAATACAGCTGCTTTTTTGGCCGGGGTACCCAATCCACGAACATTCCATGATTTTATATAACATCTATCGAAAGAAAAACCAAGAGGTAGTAGCAAAAAGCTAGATCCTAATAATTTCAAGGTGTACCCAGTTATCCATAGGGAGTCTTATTAGTGCTTCTcccagaggcaaaaaaaaaaaaaaaaaaattatttatcattATACCCCTCCGTGTCAGGTAATGTGTCTACCCCGTGATTACATAAAACCCATATTTTCATACTGTGAACATTCATGTTCTATCTGTGTTTATTTTATCAATGCCCAATGTATTATCCGATATTCTAATGTGCCATTTAAATTTTGTTTAACCGGTGCCCAATGTGTTATCCTATATTCCATTGTACGACAAGACTCCTTGTGTTTCCGTGTACCATAAATTCTCCTTCTAAATGTATTCCTTTTCCTgtgatcccgacccccccccctcccaccctgtcccccctcctcccaaaaaaCCCACCCCACCCCACACCATTCTAGGTTTCCCCTAGAGGCTTTTTTAATAACCGTCTCACACTCTTTATTCATCacactctccccttccctcccccccaccccccacacatcagttcctaaATCATTTACCATTTCATTTCTCCACCCCACCCTTCCCctagaaaacaaaaattaaataattCACTATATTGTGCTCCATTCTCTATAACATCTTTAACCCAGACTCCCTATAGTTTCATTGGTAACTGATCTCTTTTATCTTTTAGCCATGCTAACGCATCCGCAGGTGTGTCAAAAAGCTGACTTCCTCCGAGTGCGTTTATCCGAAGCCTGGCAGGGTAAAGGAGAGCATAAGTAATGTCAAATTTTTGAAGGCTACGTTTAACTCCTAAGAACTCAGCTCTACGTTTTTGAAGGTCAGGAGAGAAATCGGGATATATTGATATCCTAGCCCCATTGTAGGAAATActccccatctctctggccttccTAAGGAGTTttactttatctttataatttaaaaatttTACTAACAGCGGTCTCGGGGACCTTCCTTGAGGGGTGGGCCTAAAGGGAACCCTATGTGCTCTTTCGATTGAAAACTGCTGTGAGAATAAGTCTCCTCCAAAAGTTTCAATCATCCATTTCTCTAAAAATGCTATTGGGTCTGAGCCTTCACACTTTTCGGGGagtcccaccaccctcacattgtccctacgaagtctattttccatttcatcaaatttttCCGTAAGTTTATCTATTTTCTCTTTCCATGTCTTGGATTCTTGTTTCATAGGGTACAAATCATCTTCTATCAGACTTATTCTCTTCTCCGTTTCTGTTACTCTTCCCGCCGTTTCCTTAAGTTCTTGCCTTACCATACTTAGCTCCCCTTTAATATCTTCCATTTGGTTACTTAAGTCACTCAAAGATTGTTTACATGCATTAATTGCCATGAAGATATCTTTCAGGGAGGGCTCTCCTTCTGCTGGAGGTATTGGATTGATAGAGATTTCTGTTTCCTTCCCAGCTGCTCCTAACCCTTTACTTGAGAGGTTTTTGGTGCCAGTGGTCCCTGTGGATGAGCTCGGGTGCCCCTGACTCTTTCTGTCCGCAGTTGATTTACCTTGAGTTTGCTGCCCCCCTTTACTTGGTGTATGATCTGTGGTATGGATCATTCTCTCTAGCTTGGCAGTTGCTGCGACAGCTGCTGCGGTTGCGCCCGCCACAGTGGACTGAACTCCTTTTTCCTTGTCTTTGGCCGAACGAAGGGACTGAACTCCCACGTTTTCATGACTAGCTTGCTCATCCCCTTTCCTCCTTGTCGACATCATGTCTATCCTACTGTGGCGGTATTAACGTATGGTCAGCGGATCGAAAAAAGGCAGTGTTAAATGACCTCCAAATTCAAACCTCCTGCCCCTTCTATTTGTGACGCTGAGAGTTGCAACAGTTAGGTAAAGAAATGAAAAAGAGAAATGATGACAGCTTTTATTTACAGCGGGTGCATGTAGTGGTGTTCAAATTAGGCCCACTCTAGACAATTGCTTCCTATAGATTTTAGTAATAGGGACCTCAGACCATTTAACCAGCAATTCAGATATTTTCCTGCCCACCATACAGTGGCCAACAATAGCAGAAATTACAGATCCCTGGAAGATCCGTTTCCGTTCACCTGGGGTCATTACTGTCCATTACTGTCCTCCTCCACCTTATGGCACATAACAAACAAAAAGAGCACAGTACCTCGTCCCGCCGGTCTTTACAAGTCCCACTGTATTTCCTTCTCAGCTGCAGGGACCACTGTATGCACTTACTTCTGTTTCCGGGTAACTCTACCTCCTCTTATTCCTCTGGGCGGCGTATACCGTGCACCGGATCCAAGTGCTCTTGCTGGAGTCTCCACAGCGGGCATCCGTCATCAGTGTGTTCCCGCAGCTGGGTTCCGTTCTCTCCTTCCCGTTCTCGCGGGACTTCACTTGCACTGCGCCTGTACCTGTCACCAACTGTGGACTAGGAGATCCGGAGAGACTGCCCACACACTTGTTTCCGGGCACGCCGGGCTGGGGAACAGAAGGACCGAAGAGGCAGCTAAGTCACTGCAGCTCACCTCGCCACATAGGTAAAGCCTACAGCGTTTATCCCCGGGGCGACACGCTCATGAAGCGGGGAGAGCGGGGTGGACACACACACGCTCACACCATACCAACTAGCACCGCCAtccgcttccggtcacgccccccaatGTTGATTACTGCAACTGATCTGCCTGTAATCTTACATCTGGATTTGTCCTTTAATGAATATTAGGAGTTTTAGGCAACTTTGTAAAGCTTCCTGGCACTAAGCTTAGGTGGTCTGCCTCTGTGACCATAGCTACAAAATGTTCAATTTTCCAATGTGGGGGTAAGAATCTTCATGGTGTAGGTGAAATGTTCTGTAAATAAAGTAATGGCCTTACGACTCTTCGTCTGTAGGATAGCACTGGATTCCACTACTGTGGCGGCTCCATCATCAACAGTCTCTGGGTTGTCACCGCTGCCCACTGCGGAGTCACGTGAGTCTTAAATGATAATATTCTACTGCAAAGTCTTTGTTCACTGTAATGATTTACTGGTaatctgtccatccagagcctctggtttatagactggatacatcctaaataaagagccatttatccaactgtccatccagagcctctggtttatagaccggaaaCTATATAAATCCTTTTATACAATGTACAACTAACTGTTAACTCTCTTTATTTCCAGATGTGGAAGGTAGGATTTGTAGAAAGTAGAGCAATGTATATAGCATGGGTAACATAGTCTTGTACCCTTTACTAAATTACTGTGAAGAATTGACCTTTCACTGCCAGATATGTAAAATTTCCCCATGTATGGAGAGAATAAGGTTGAGATTGAAAACCATCGTCATCATGGCACCCAACCATTTACCAATGACCTGCCATGTTTGTCTTTCATCCAGAACTTCCCACCGTGTGGTCCTGGGTGAATTCGACCTTTCATCCAATGCTGAGCCCATCCAGGTCAAGTCCATCGGCAGAGTAAGTTTTTTTTATTAgtgaatcattagtaagacctcatctgtgaTACGCAGttcggttttgggcaccagttctcaaaaaggatatcagggaactggagaaagtgcagagaagggcaaccaaactgataagaggcatggaggagctcagctatgaggaaagattagaggaactgaatctattcactctggagaagaggagattaaggggggatatgatcaccatgtataaagacataaggggggatatgatcaccatgtataaagacataggggggaatatgatcaccatgtataaagacataagggggaatatgatcaccatgtataaagacataagggggaatatgatctccatgtataaagacataagggggaatatgatctccatgtataaagacataagggggaatatgatctccatgtataaagacataaggggggatatgatcaccatgtataaatacataaggggggatatgatcaccatgtataaagacataaggggggatatgatctccatgtataaatacataaggggggatatgatcaccatgtataaagacataaggggggatatgatcaccatgtataaagacataagggggaatatgatcaccatgtataaagacataagggggaatatgatcacgatgtataaagacataagggggatatgatctccatgtataaagacataagggggaatatgatcaccatgtataaagacataaggggggatatgatcaccatgtataaagacataaggggggatatgatcaccatgtataaagacataaggggggatatgatcaccatgtataaagacataagggggaatatgatcaccatgtataaagacataaggggggatatgatcactatgtataaagacataaggggggatatgatcaccatgtacccTGATCACCAAAgtccatgtactgtatgtatataggtACAATGAGCACCACCTAAATCATATAGCAGCTGATGTTTAGAAATACATGAAGGAATTCAGTACCCAGAATAGAGTAATGGAAAGGATAGCTGAACCAGACCCTggtaaaaaaagagagaggaggaggtggaagaacccaacgtttcggggggggggggggtgtaagcacTCCCTTCCTCAAAAAAGTAGGAGGTTATTAAGCAAGGAGGTTCTTACACCCCTGAAATGTTgaattctcccccctctctcttctccccagaGTCTGGCTCAAACTACATACTGATAAGTTCAGTAGTAGACCCTGACATATTAAAATCTATGAAAACATGAATCCTTAATATAACTTTTTTCAGTTCTTCAGACACCCCCAGTACAGCACCCAGACCAAGGTCAATGACATCGCCCTGATCAAGCTTTCCAGTCCTGCCACCCTCGATGTCCGCGTGTCTCCCGTGTGTCTTGCTGCTTCCTCTGAAGTCTTCAATGGAGGAGAAAGATGCGTCACCACCGGATGGGGATACACCAATGCCGCCAGTAAGAAGATTAGGTGTTCTTCAAACATACAAAGTATTAATCAGTTAAAGCCTTGGGCATATAAAGTATGTTCTAAAAATCATCATGTAGGATTGTAGGGCATCCCTTATATGCTTTGGTCCTCTTCTCCTGTTGTGGTCATCCTGAAGCTCTAGTTGGTGAGACTCAACAATTATTTTGGGATCAGGGTCATTCTTTGTACACCGGGTAGCTGAGGCAGTGGCTCCTATGTAAGTGATGCCTGCAAACTGTTACAAGCATCAAAGACGAaatattagggctcatgcacactgcagctcaaagaagcggctcctacaggcttttgagctttttttgagcactcatttttttctgcctggaaactcccatccatgttagccaatgtgcctATGCACACTATTGCTTTTTCAGAAGTTTTACAGGCATAGGCtccttaaaggcagaaaaaaaaaaccccaccacacaTTTTTGACATTTATGCACATAATAAGTGGGTGGTGAAAAATCAATCATATAACATGTAAAAAGGAATGGAAATATGAAAAAGTCCAATAAATGTAAAGGTCCTGGAAAGGACCGGTGTAAGTCCACCAGCAGATAGGGGCTAGTCAGGGATGGATTACACTGGCACTGTccggcatgtagagcatcagggatggtacatcttcaaccaaagggaaggtatatctactcttaccggaaaaaggtggactcaaatgtcagcGACAAAGAGTCATTAAGGCAAGGGTGCTGAGATCGGCAGATCGACAGAACTCTAAGAAACCCAGGTCCTCCAAACACGACTCCAAGGGTTGTGCAGGTGACCACCAGACCGAAACTCAGATGTAGGGAACACCAAGGCTGGAATTCAGGCATCGAAGGCTGGACCGGATTGCAAGAAAACTCTCGTCCGGAAggttatgaaaataaaaaatgcctccatatggtgtaggtcaaaaaagtgggttttttattataaaaatcaaACATATACCGGTAAGAATAAAATCTGTAATCACAGAGTAAAAAAGAAGGGCAATTTGGGAAGCAGAAAGCAAAGTCGGATGCGTTTAGTcccaaaggacttcaactggggcatagaatgcattaagttaaaaaaaaccttctgactttagagtcactttaattgataaaggggaggggagagaagtgccAAGTGCACCTTTGGTGCAATACAGTTTTAATGATCAAGAAGTGTGAGCCCGGTGAAGACTCTATGCAGTGCAGCATGGATCTCCCaggccttctttgaacattcagCCTCGCATCCCCCTTTGAATACAGTCACCTGTTTCATACACTTCCACTCAACTTGTTTTACCCCAACATCCTATACATTTATCATAACATTTTATGgacaatactctttttttttttttaattgttgtattTTAGGCATTCACAGGGAAGGGTGGAGCTGAGAACATTGTTTGTCTTTCGTCTCCACTTTAATTGActccttttttttccattaaagtgtatttttaggcAAAACATCTTTTTGATGTTTTCCTCTTTACTTCCTGTTACCTCTTACTGAAGAATCATTTGTAAAGTAAGGACAATCCCTTCTTAGATAGTTGTGTCATGTATTCCTCTTAAACAATTCTGCTCTCTTCACGTTCCAGTAGCAACCTtagcattttggatttcccatcactaccTGTCCCGATGGCCACCAAGACCAAAACAGACAATTAATTTCCCCAGAGAACACACAGACAGCAATTGCCTTGGTGGCCccttgactttagtaacactttaattgactCCTTTTTTCCATTAATGTGTATTCTTTACTTCCTGTTACCTCTTACTAAAGAATGATTTGTAAAATAAGAACAATCCCTTCATGTTCCAGTGACATCCTTAACATTTTGGATTCCCCATCGCTATCTGTCCCAATGGCCACCAAGACCAAAAGAGATGATAAATTCCCCTCGAGAGAAAACAAAGACAGCAATTGCCTTGGTGGCCCCCTGTACTGGTGGGCTGATGGCTCTTCATTGGATGGTCACTCGGTGGTACAACTCATTATCATACATTTTCAATTATTTTCCCAGGTTTCCTTTTCTGTCACTGGGGCCTAGTTATGAAGactgacataataataataataacctttcctttggccttcattccactttttatctCTCCAGATCTTTAAAGTTTACTTAGAAAGCTCCAATGAACTGTTGACATTAAGCATGGTATTATGCTAGGATTTTTCGGTAGAATTCATTCTTATTTGAAATTTCTTGGAAAATTAACAGAGAAATTACTTAGAGAAGTTTCATAAGTTGGAAAAACCATCAGACATTTCCAAGAGAAATGAAGCAAAATATCAGTTTTAGTTGGGTATTGGCAGGAATCGCAATGAAATGGCACAATAAGGCCTTATTTGGTTGACTGTCAGTCGGGTATGGACAGGCATGGTAATGATATGGCCATAATATGGTCTTCTTTGGTTGGCTGTAGGTCTGGTATGAACAACAATCACAACGAAAAGACCATAATACGGTCTTCTACAGAGGGCTGTACATAGAGATGTCTAGAGTTTAAATATGTTAGTTGCTGTTCATCCTTTATGTTAATCCCTCTTCTTACTTTCTCCCTTAGCACAAGCCAAGCCAGCTAAACTCCAACAGGTGTCTCTTCCTCTTCTGGCCAACGCTGACTGCCAGAGATACTTTTCAACCAAAATCCAGGCCTCCATGATCTGCGCTGGTGCCTCCGGTGCCTCCTCCTGCATGGTACGATGATCTACAGACTTTCTATTGACCAGTGTTAGCTCTCTGTAGTTATCTCATTGAACAGAACAATAGCGTAGGGGTCCAAACTATTTCAAAGTGGGTCGCTTTATATGAGGCAGAACAGTCTGTGTAGCCTAACAATCATACGTAGattattatacatatacagtatcccacaaaagtgagtacacccctcacatttttctaaatatttgattctatcttttcatgtgaagaaattacactttttctacaatgtaaagtagtgagtgtacagcttgtataacagtgtaaatttgctgtcccctcaaaataactcaacacacagccattaatgcctaaaccgctggcaacaaaggtgagtacacccctaagtgaaaatgtccaaattgggcccaaagtgtcaatattttgtgtggccaccattattttccagcactgccttagccctcttgggcatggagttcaccagagcttcacaggttgtcactggagtcctcttcccctcctccatgatgacatcacagagctggtggatgttggaggccttgcgctcctccaccttctgtttgaggatgcccca
This window of the Aquarana catesbeiana isolate 2022-GZ linkage group LG01, ASM4218655v1, whole genome shotgun sequence genome carries:
- the LOC141129912 gene encoding chymotrypsinogen A-like, whose translation is MATLWVLLSCLVLLSGAYGCGVPAIRPLISGYARVVNGENAVSGSWPWQVSLQDSTGFHYCGGSIINSLWVVTAAHCGVTTSHRVVLGEFDLSSNAEPIQVKSIGRFFRHPQYSTQTKVNDIALIKLSSPATLDVRVSPVCLAASSEVFNGGERCVTTGWGYTNAATQAKPAKLQQVSLPLLANADCQRYFSTKIQASMICAGASGASSCMGDSGGPLVCQRNGAWTLAGVVSFGSSSCSPSSPGVYARVTALRSWVDQTVAAN